GGCATGAGCACATTCGGTGCAAGTACCTTCATCAATGACCTTACGGGAACACCGCAGCCCCTGTCGTATGTGCCACATCAGATGCTGAGCTATACCAGCAACATGACATTCTGGCAACGGTTGGTGAACGTAGCGTTCCACGGCGTGGAAGCGATCGTGATGCGATACATATATCTTCCGATGATGCAGCAGTACTACGATACGTTCTTCCCCCATGCCACGCGATCGATGGATGAAATGCGTCGTCACGGTGTGTCGGTGGTGCTCATCAATAGCCATTTCAGCATGAGCTTTCTGCGACCCTATTCGCCGAACGTGATTGAAGTTGGCGGTTTCCATGTGAACCGGGAAGCGAACTCTCTGCCACAGGTGCGTCCTACTACGCATATCTGATGCCATACTGTTCTAGTCGGCTGATAAACTGTGGACATTTTGCAGGACATTAGAACATTCATCGAGAATTCGGAACATGGTGTGCTCTACTTCTCACTTGGTGGCAATGTGAAACCATCGAAAATGGACCCCCGTAAACGGGATGCAATAATAAGGGTGCTGTCCCGTGCCCAGCAGAACATCATCTGGAAGTGGGATGATGAAACGTTGCTGCTTGACGAGCGTAAATTCCTTGTCCGGCGGTGGCTCCCTCAAGACGACATCCTGGCCCATCCGAAGGTGCGGTTGTTCATAACTCACGGCGGATTGCTCAGTTGTACCGAGGCAATCTACCACGGTGTACCGATCGTGGCGATACCGATTTTCGGTGATCAGCCGCTGAATGCGGCACGGGTCGCTCAGGCCGGATGGGGTGTTACCGTGGCGTACGGTGAGCTGGATGAGCGCAGCTTCGAACGTGCCATTAATGAAGTTCTCCAAGCAGAACGGTTTGTTTCGTATAAAAAGTGCTTCCACGGGAGTTCTACAGGGATGATAAAACGCTCATCCCTTCTTCATTACAGATATAGGCTAAGGGTGAAACAGATTTCGGAACGATATCGAGACCAACCGCTTACACCGATGCAAACGGCCATGTTTTGGATCGAGTATGTACTGCGTCATGGAAAGTCTGCGGAGCATTTGCGATCACCCGCCCAGGAGCTGTCCACTTTCGAGTATAACAACCTAGATGTGTATGTGCTGATCGCGACTGTTTCTTGCACTGCCattgttcttttcatttcttttttgaaaCAGATACTAATATCACAAAACCATTCTACCCCTAACCCCggaacgaagaaaaataaataaatttcatacacgtttgcattctttttttcgacagtttttatttcattttgttatcTTCCTttccgagtgtgtgtgtgtttgtttggttttgttgccgttgtatttattattttttcacatGCAAAAAAAGATCTTTCTTACTAATATTATTAcacggttttggtttttcttctgtcattccttttgataaaaatgtcacaaaatGTGACTTGCGGTTCCCTGTTCCCTGGGGAAGGAATACCCACAAATTGAGGTGTGGTGCCGTTAGGCGATTCCGTCGTGATTGACTGACGGTTGCCGCACTTAGCACCAgcgcgccaaaaaaaaacaaggtcaTCCACTCTCACACTTCACCGAGATGAGGTAGGAGAAAAGTTGGGCgctttctgttattttttccccttatACATTAAACGTCTTGCATCTTATCATGatagttaaattatttattctgtATGTGCCTCCTCCCTTTCTCGCTTCCATTATTATATCCTTGAACTGCATATTGCCACACTGCACATAGTCTCTTGGTTCTCTGTTTTGTAATGCTTcgctttcgtttggtttttttttctccttcctcACACTGTCCCACGACTACATAATAGATACACAGGATGGTACGGAATCATCGATGACTTGGTTTACCACTACCACTTGTTGGGTTTGCTCGGTTCGACGGTCCGCAGCACATAAAATGCATAAATCCCGGAGTTGGGAGCTTAACGtacgttttaaaaattccatccaGCGACACCCTAGCGGTGGCTGTGCACTCGGTTGCACTTGGAATGAGAACACGGACAGTAGACGGTAGTTccagttgtttgctttgttgctgCGAGACTTAAGATAACCCTTAACATAACCCGATAATCAATTCAGTCCAAAGTAAGAGCTAGAAGAGTATGATGAGATATTCTGGGTTTATCTATGGCTTTTCTTCAAACTGCTATCGGCAGCACTATTCAGTGCCTAAACAGTGAATTAATTTATCTATGCTCAGTTCAAAAAAAGGGGCACATTAAAGTCCGTTTCTTGTGTGCAGCAATAGCTACAGGTTTCTAGTCTATGGAACTGGAAAGAGATTGATGGAATTCGAGATTCAAGATTAGCCTCAAACTTCCATGTAGAGGAATTTGATGAAGggtaaaaattaatgaaatgatTCATTGTAGGAACATGAACACACGCCGCAGTAAGGTAGACGGTGTTCCTAACGCTAATTCCTATGCACTAGCAGTCCAATTATTGAGATCGCAACATGGCACATCATCCTGAGGGGATGCTGTTtgagctgtttgtttgtgtgatgaatggaaatgaaaccgAACTCCGCTTCCTTTGCCGGTTGTTTCCAACTGTTCTGCACTAGGAACGGGAATGGCTGTGATAACGCACATTCATGGGGACTGTTTATCCTTACCTATGCTACGAGTTTGCTTAAAActgttaaaagaaaaaaacaaccgccGGGCTTATCCTTCGTGGTAGGTTGATTGCATTAGTGCGTTCGGTGGCAACGTTGGGTCACCACCACCGGCGACACCATTACCAACGGACTGTACGGTCGGCGAAGGGGAACTGAAACCGGGCTGAAAGGAACTGATGCCCCCACCGCCACACTGTTCGCTCGTACTGCTGGCAACGCTGAGGATACTTCCGCTATGGCttggtttgcgcccgatcggTGGCATTCCCGGATTGGGCGGCGGTACCATCGGTTGGTTGCCGGTCACCAGCGATTGTGTGCTATTCTTTGGTATGTGTTGTGCTTGACGATCGAGCTCGGACGCTAGATCACTGCTACCAGGCAGCGACGATATGGAACTACCAACTGTTGCGACCGCATCGATGCGATTCCTACTGTTGCGCCCCGAaccgtggtgatggtgatgatggtgatgccgATGTGGATCTTTGGGAGGGCGTGCTTTGATTTCGACCCGTCCAGCGGCTGGATATCCGGGGCTGCTTGTTACCATGCCAGCGAAATCCGCGTCCACCCCGTATTCAAGTCCACTGTCGATACTTTTCCGGGGCAGGCTGAAATTTTTGTATCCTTGCGAGTGTCCTCCCATCGGTTGCTGTGGTTGCTGCCCGTGCGAATGATGCTGATGGGCGTGGGCGTGATGATTTGCGTGATGCTGTGCTGGTTCCTGCATCGAATGAATGCTTTTGTTGCTTCGGCTGGCGCTTGCATTGTGATAGAAGCTACGGTTGCTCTGCGTTTCGAATTGATCGCCGGCAGAACTGGCGGATTCATCCATCCGACCGGTGCCGTTGTTGCTACGATCTAGTGAATGGTGATGctggtgatgctgatggtgtgGCCGAGATGTGGCCGAATGTGGTGGCCCAACCTGAGGGGAGGTTTGTtgcagctgctgttgttgttgttgttgctgctgttgatgttgtaaTTGGTTCGTCCGTAAGATTTTCTCACGTTCCagcgaatgatgatgatgctttcGCTGCTGTGGTTGAGGGAGAAGCGgcagttgttgttgctgcagctgttgttgctggaGCTGCTGATCCGCCCGTCCATCACCGTTACGCTCCCTGCTCAAAGAATGATGGCTGGATGAAGATGACGGGGTGGCAATGTTTAGATTGCCCTGCGAGGACATGCGGTTTGTATTGACACTTAACATTGAGCCCTTGCGATTGAAACCTCCTTGCTCGTTTTGTTCACctagaaaagagaaaaaacaatcgaacccAACCGAAAATTAGTTTCCATTTGGAAAAGCGCAACTGAAACGTCCTTTTGCTTACTTCTCTTCTGTGCTTGATACCATATCTTTAACCGATGGCCAATCTCCGGGAATGTTGGTCGTCGCACGGCCTGCTCATGCCAACATTCTACCATCAGCGAGTAAACTGCACTGGGGCAGGACTCGGGACAAGGTAACAGCTGTCTGGCGCGCACCATATTGATGACTTCCTGATTGCTGTACCCGTAGTATGGCTGCAAACCGTAGCTATAAATTTCCCACAACACCACCCCGAAGGACCAAACGTCACTCTCGGTCGTGAATTTACCATAAAGAATCGACTCCGAAGGCATCCAGCGTACGGGCAGGAGTGACTTTGATTGAACactgaaagcaaaacaaaatgtataGCCAATGCGGGTTCTTTCTTGATCTGAAGAACAAAGGAACTTACCGATAGTAATCCGAGCTGTAGATATCCCGCGACAGACCAAAGTCGGAAATTTTCACCGTCAAACTATCGCCCACCAGACAGTTCCGTGCGGCCAAATCACGGTGCACGTAATGGTGACTCGCCAGGTACTCCATGCCGTCGCAAATCTGCTGGGCAATCAGCAAAAACTGCAGCTGGCTCAACGATTTGCCCTCGTTCGGTGAGTTGGCGATCAGAAACTCGTGCAGATCACCCTGCGCCATATACTCGAACAGCATGCAGAGCGGTTCCTCCTTCAGCACCACACCCAGGATGCAGACGATGTTGTCGTGCTTCAGGTCGGATATCAACTCGATCTCGCGCTTAAAGTCGGCTTGCGTTTTCGCGCTCGCATTCTCCTTCAGCGCCTTCACAGCGACGAAGATCCGCTCGCCGTTCTTCTGCGTCAGTTCACCCTTGTACACCTTGCCGAACGCGCCCTCGCCCAGCTCCTCGACGAAGCGCACGTCCTGCAGCGTGTACTGGGGAACGCGCGAGATACCGTTGTTACGCGACTGTGACGACTGGCCGGCGTTACCACCGGTACCGGGCTGGCCGGTAGTTAAACCCTGGATGCCACCATTTTCTGCATTCCTGCTGGCGGCACCGGTTGACGATTGGTTCGCTATCAGGGACGTCATCTCGATCGGGGAGTTGAGCCGGGAATTGCCGTAAATGTTCTTGTCCGCATTCGGTAAGTTAATCTGGAAGGGGAGAGTGCAAGTGCAACAAATTACAAAGATGCACATTTTTGAACGTTTTCATAGACATTTACATTCTGGATGTTGGATACACCATGTTTGCGATATTTCCGGCAGCAAAACACGGCTATACCGATGAACAGCGGGGAGATGATGGCTATAAACCCAATGATAATGTACATCCACATTCGCTCGGAACACTTCGGAATGTCGCAGTACTCGATGGTCTTCTGCATGTCCACGTAGCACCAGGGTGCATCCATTGGGCCGGCATGTGGTGGGTttctaaaaaaagaaaaaccataaaGCCAAATTATTGGGAAAACAATTCGTTCATCTTTCCTACGCACCGGCAATAGTTGTGTCCGGCAAGGTGTGGAAACTCCGACATCGTGTGCATCAGCTTGGACCAGCGCATacaaattttggacgacttggTCCGATCCATAATGCCACGGTAACTCGCCCCATTTTCCCAGTAACAATCATCGTTCGGTTTGATGTCCAAATCAATTCCCAGCCGCATACACTCCATGTCGCCCGAACTTCCAAGCCCACCGATTCCATTCAAGATCGTCCCGTCGACACTCTGCTGCAGCGGTAAATCGTCACACTCTTCCAGCGGCAGCTTTTGCCCGATGGTAGGATGTCGTTTCGCAATCGCGTACTCCTTCTGGCAAAGTTCATTTTCCAGCAGCTCACAATCATTGCGGCAGATGCGTCGCAGGTTTTCGGTGTTCCTTGTTGGTGGGTAAGATTTTTTCGGACCCGACGACGAGGTGTACGATAGGACGGATATTTCGTCGCCCGGTTGAACGTACCGATAGTCCTGCTGGGCCGCTCGCCGACCCCGTCCGGTACTGTCGTACCGTGCCGGGGCGGCGTTTTCCGTAACGATTTCACCGTcgaaaaaatgtccaccgAGGTCCGGTGTCACACCGCCCCGAAAATATATCCGAAGCCGTTCCGTCGTGGTTGGCGTATCGTTGAACAGCGTGCTTGTCGTGCTCACGTACGGTGCGGGCGTTGAAAGGGCCGCTTTTAGCAACAGCTGTTTGCggttatttttcttctcgtgCGCTTTAAACTTCCCCCGGCCGCTGGTGGCGGCACGGCGTGCCGCTTCGGCCGCGGCCCGGTTGGCGAAGTACTGGTGGTTGGTCAGCTCGGGTGTACGGCACACGGGCAGAATGCTGTAGCACAGGCTGGGCAACGCGTACACGCGACAGTTGGCGTTCATGTCTTTCGACTCACGGATCACACCGTACGCCGCCTTCAGGCGCTCCTCGAGCGTTTCCATCGTGATGTCCGGCGTCACGAAGACGGTTTGATTGCGAAGGTACTGTTCGCAGGTGGCACCCGTGTACACCTGGCACACGCCCGGCTCGATCGTGTCCTCCTCGTCCCGGTACTGTGCGCTACCATCCTGATGCAACTTTTCCGTCTTCTTTCGCCGGTTAAACTTGGCATTTGGCGTGTAGCCGCCTGCCCGT
This Anopheles marshallii chromosome 3, idAnoMarsDA_429_01, whole genome shotgun sequence DNA region includes the following protein-coding sequences:
- the LOC128713154 gene encoding UDP-glycosyltransferase UGT4-like translates to MACWMPLATLLLSAISVFITGNEAARILGIFPTTSKSHWILGTALAKELAKAGHEVTVISPFKLQNPPENYREIEIEYSGRAFNDAMDHIFESTENSVVSNLFQMRQYVEETTNATLTSPAVQRLLQSPNEMFDLLLLEIFMDDALLGFGDRFQCPIVGMSTFGASTFINDLTGTPQPLSYVPHQMLSYTSNMTFWQRLVNVAFHGVEAIVMRYIYLPMMQQYYDTFFPHATRSMDEMRRHGVSVVLINSHFSMSFLRPYSPNVIEVGGFHVNREANSLPQDIRTFIENSEHGVLYFSLGGNVKPSKMDPRKRDAIIRVLSRAQQNIIWKWDDETLLLDERKFLVRRWLPQDDILAHPKVRLFITHGGLLSCTEAIYHGVPIVAIPIFGDQPLNAARVAQAGWGVTVAYGELDERSFERAINEVLQAERYRLRVKQISERYRDQPLTPMQTAMFWIEYVLRHGKSAEHLRSPAQELSTFEYNNLDVYVLIATVSCTAIVLFISFLKQILISQNHSTPNPGTKKNK
- the LOC128710804 gene encoding tyrosine-protein kinase Abl-like, encoding MLKVIYILTIAGCLHSPVTFGREQQNHHQNQPNHYTADTSNGLTFTPSGTAGYARAGGYTPNAKFNRRKKTEKLHQDGSAQYRDEEDTIEPGVCQVYTGATCEQYLRNQTVFVTPDITMETLEERLKAAYGVIRESKDMNANCRVYALPSLCYSILPVCRTPELTNHQYFANRAAAEAARRAATSGRGKFKAHEKKNNRKQLLLKAALSTPAPYVSTTSTLFNDTPTTTERLRIYFRGGVTPDLGGHFFDGEIVTENAAPARYDSTGRGRRAAQQDYRYVQPGDEISVLSYTSSSGPKKSYPPTRNTENLRRICRNDCELLENELCQKEYAIAKRHPTIGQKLPLEECDDLPLQQSVDGTILNGIGGLGSSGDMECMRLGIDLDIKPNDDCYWENGASYRGIMDRTKSSKICMRWSKLMHTMSEFPHLAGHNYCRNPPHAGPMDAPWCYVDMQKTIEYCDIPKCSERMWMYIIIGFIAIISPLFIGIAVFCCRKYRKHGVSNIQNINLPNADKNIYGNSRLNSPIEMTSLIANQSSTGAASRNAENGGIQGLTTGQPGTGGNAGQSSQSRNNGISRVPQYTLQDVRFVEELGEGAFGKVYKGELTQKNGERIFVAVKALKENASAKTQADFKREIELISDLKHDNIVCILGVVLKEEPLCMLFEYMAQGDLHEFLIANSPNEGKSLSQLQFLLIAQQICDGMEYLASHHYVHRDLAARNCLVGDSLTVKISDFGLSRDIYSSDYYRVQSKSLLPVRWMPSESILYGKFTTESDVWSFGVVLWEIYSYGLQPYYGYSNQEVINMVRARQLLPCPESCPSAVYSLMVECWHEQAVRRPTFPEIGHRLKIWYQAQKRSEQNEQGGFNRKGSMLSVNTNRMSSQGNLNIATPSSSSSHHSLSRERNGDGRADQQLQQQQLQQQQLPLLPQPQQRKHHHHSLEREKILRTNQLQHQQQQQQQQQQLQQTSPQVGPPHSATSRPHHQHHQHHHSLDRSNNGTGRMDESASSAGDQFETQSNRSFYHNASASRSNKSIHSMQEPAQHHANHHAHAHQHHSHGQQPQQPMGGHSQGYKNFSLPRKSIDSGLEYGVDADFAGMVTSSPGYPAAGRVEIKARPPKDPHRHHHHHHHHGSGRNSRNRIDAVATVGSSISSLPGSSDLASELDRQAQHIPKNSTQSLVTGNQPMVPPPNPGMPPIGRKPSHSGSILSVASSTSEQCGGGGISSFQPGFSSPSPTVQSVGNGVAGGGDPTLPPNALMQSTYHEG